A window from Citrus sinensis cultivar Valencia sweet orange chromosome 3, DVS_A1.0, whole genome shotgun sequence encodes these proteins:
- the LOC102614633 gene encoding L-lactate dehydrogenase B, giving the protein MHKTPSGSSLGPGGLDLTQTFFKPINHAAPPSPTKRHTKISVIGTGNVGMAIAQTILTQDFVEELALVDAKADKLRGEMLDLQHAAAFLPRTKILASVDYAVTAGSDLCIVTAGARQIAGESRLNLLQRNLSLFKAIIPPLVKYSPDCILLIVANPVDILTYVAWKLSGLPSNRVIGSGTNLDSSRFRFLLADHLDVNAQDVQAYIVGEHGDSSVALWSSISVGGVPILSFLEKQQIAYEKETLESIHKEVVDSAYEVISLKGYTSWAIGYSAANLARSIIRDQRKIHPVSVLAKGFYGIDGGDVFLSLPAQLGRGGVLGVTNIHLNQEESHRLRNSAKTILEVQSQLGI; this is encoded by the exons ATGCACAAAACTCCTTCAGGATCCTCACTAGGCCCCGGCGGCCTTGACTTGACTCAAACCTTCTTCAAGCCCATTAACCATGCGGCCCCACCTTCCCCCACCAAGCGCCACACCAAGATCTCCGTCATTGGCACTGGCAATGTCGGCATGGCCATTGCCCAAACCATACTCACCCAGGACTTCGTCGAAGAGCTCGCTCTCGTCGACGCCAAGGCCGACAAGCTACGTGGCGAGATGCTCGATCTCCAACACGCTGCCGCTTTCCTCCCACGCACCAAAATCCTCGCCTCTGTTGATTACGCTGTCACAGCGGGATCCGATCTTTGTATCGTCACCGCTGGCGCCAGGCAGATTGCTGGCGAGTCTAGGCTGAATCTCTTGCAGAGGAATTTGTCCCTGTTTAAGGCTATTATTCCTCCGCTTGTCAAGTACTCGCCTGACTGTATTTTGCTGATCGTAGCTAACCCAGTTGACATTTTGACTTATGTTGCGTGGAAGCTGTCTGGGCTTCCTTCGAATAGGGTCATTGGGTCCGGCACGAATCTCGACTCGTCCAGGTTTAGGTTCTTGCTCGCTGATCATCTCGACGTCAACGCTCAGGACGTGCag GCCTACATTGTTGGGGAGCACGGTGACAGCTCTGTGGCGTTATGGTCTAGCATAAGTGTTGGTGGAGTGCCCATTTTGAGCTTCCTAGAGAAACAGCAGATTGCCTATGAGAAGGAAACCCTAGAGAGCATACACAAAGAAGTAGTAGACAGTGCATATGAGGTGATAAGCCTGAAAGGCTATACATCTTGGGCAATTGGGTATTCGGCAGCTAACTTGGCTCGATCCATAATCAGAGATCAGAGAAAGATTCACCCAGTTTCAGTCCTTGCAAAAGGTTTTTATGGCATTGATGGCGGTGACGTGTTTTTGAGTCTGCCAGCACAGCTTGGTAGGGGTGGAGTCCTGGGTGTGACTAATATTCATTTGAATCAGGAGGAATCTCATAGGCTCAGGAACTCGGCCAAGACCATCTTGGAGGTGCAAAGCCAGTTGGGAATTTGA